In Triticum urartu cultivar G1812 chromosome 6, Tu2.1, whole genome shotgun sequence, the following proteins share a genomic window:
- the LOC125516488 gene encoding uncharacterized protein LOC125516488: protein MAFSSFPWPFHRRAGGSGSGGTGPSKPSAAEGKEEDAEELGVTPQLLEFLRTLSPDAFKAVLCFVVGGFAESAAELSDWQQRHTVLVLARAKELAKVCYDLCPRHMKDKQFWTYILSQALASLAFAHV, encoded by the exons ATGGCCTTCTCCTCGTTCCCATGGCCGTTCCACCGCCGAGCCGgtggcagcggcagcggcggaaCCGGCCCAAGCAAACCCTCCGCCGCGGaggggaaggaggaggacgcggaggaGCTTGGCGTCACACCGCAGCTCCTTGAGTTCCTCCGGACACTCTCCCCCGACGCGTTCAA GGCGGTGCTATGCTTTGTCGTAGGAGGATTTGCGGAGTCGGCGGCCGAGCTCTCGGACTGGCAGCAGCGGCACACTGTCCTCGTGCTCGCCAGAGCCAAG GAACTCGCTAAGGTCTGCTATGATCTGTGCCCACGCCACATGAAGGACAAGCAGTTCTGGACATACATCTTGTCGCAAGCTCTTGCCTCGTTAGCTTTCGCCCATGTGTGA